One part of the Haliotis asinina isolate JCU_RB_2024 chromosome 2, JCU_Hal_asi_v2, whole genome shotgun sequence genome encodes these proteins:
- the LOC137271835 gene encoding GTP-binding protein Di-Ras1-like, producing MSLSDAPSSALHVMIVGEAGVGKRSFVSQLEDVWGESQMFMENEYIWTIRDCEVIFHITDITQDSVSDRALQIRIGECDAFILMHLVEDKESFEVLPLIKDIILKEKGMETDLPIFVVGYRVDCKEFVTESKVACLVVWDWMMNYREVFENNMKHVTKLCGDIMSSCQAPTAVAANTYTVEE from the exons ATGAGTCTGTCCGACGCGCCGAGTTCAGCACTGCATGTTATGATTGTAGGAGAGGCTGGTGTTGGCAAACGCTCCTTCGTGAGTCAGCTGGAAGATGTATGGGGCGAAAGTCAGATGTTCATGGAAAACGAATATATATGGACCATCAGAGACTGTGAGGTAATCTTTCACATCACTGACATAACGCAAGACAGTGTGTCTGACAGAGCTTTGCAAATAAGGATCGGAGAGTGCGATGCCTTCATTCTGATGCACTTGGTAGAGGACAAAGAGTCTTTCGAGGTTCTGCCTCTGATCAAAGATATCATTCTCAAAGAAAAGGGCATGGAAACAGATTTGCCTATTTTCGTTGTCGGTTATCGAGTGGACTGTAAGGAATTTGTGACCGAGTCCAAGGTAGCTTGTTTGGTTGTGTGGGACTGGATGATGAACTACAGAGAGgtgtttgaaaataacatgaaacatgTCACGAAACTCTGTGGGGACATTATGA GCTCTTGCCAGGCGCCCACAGCCGTTGCAGCTAACACCTACACTGTTGAAGAGTag